Genomic DNA from Anguilla anguilla isolate fAngAng1 chromosome 17, fAngAng1.pri, whole genome shotgun sequence:
ccacccacccaccctacCTGTACCTACCGCCTGCTCAGACCCATGCCCCCTACCCTGCCCACATCCACCCCCCTACCCTGCTCACACCCATCCCCCACACCGACCCCCAACCCTGTCATGGCTACTTCTTCCAAGAATGTATAAacactgtgtttttgtttgtctttgtgaagTTCAATTCCTTATTTGGGTGTGAGATCATAGGTTCCCGGTAGGATGAGAATACTAGAGAAGTTCAGTTCCACAAGGCCTTTACGGTTCCAGGATCTGGAAAAGGGGCCAGTAAGAGACGATCAGGTGACTGCTGTGAGGGCTTCTTTTGGTCCAGGCGTTCACCAAGCATAGCTTCCCTGTTCATGCTCAACTAGAGCTGAACCTGGGACTATCCAGGCCCAGATCCTCCACTGGCCGCACCTGCAATGTCTAGACATGTGTGGTGCACTCACCAATATGCGCACGgaagtgcacgcacacatacactcagacacatgcattcacattaatattcattcTTTCAACAGACCTGGTAATCTAGAGCCATTTAAAACTCACAAACGGACTATAAATCAATGTAAACAGAGTGCAGGTGAACAcccataagcacacacacacacacacacaaatgcgggcacacaaacaaataatcacacatacataccatgcacacacacgcacatgcacacacaccacataccatactacaccacacacacacacacacacacacacacacacagatctacacacactcaccatgcacacacacacacaccacatcccatactacaccacacacacaccacatactacaccttgcacacacacacacacaccacatcctAAACCACACgatgcacacacatcacatactacaccatgcacacacacacacacacacaccacatactacgtcacacacagacacaccacatactacaacacacacacacacaaatgcgtgcacacacacacacaccacataccatactataccacacacacacacacagatctacaCACACtcgccacacacatacacacacaccacatactacaccacaccatgcacacacacacacacacacacaccacatacacacataaaatgaGGAGTGTTGCAGAATGTCAAGGTAAAAGAAAATTCCATTATATCGTGGGAAATTGGAATGTTGAAAGCTGCAGCAGCACTGGCTGCCAGTCAGAGGTGATGTGAATAGGAAGAGTGGGAAGATGGATAattcagaaaaggaaaaacaaccaGGGTAAGATGAGACATATCATTATGTGTCATTCACATGGCACATGAGGTACGTTGATTTAGGTGGCATgggtcagaaaaaaaagcattttcttgCCATTATTCCAGGAGATGGAGGTGGCCATGGAGCACATTTCCAGTTAGGAAGGAGAATAACTTTGTAATAATGAACAGAAACTTCTGTGCTACTCCGGAGCAGCCTGTTCCCTATTCTGTGTCACCTCATCTCCTTGACATGAAGACTGGCCCTGGTCTGATTGGAATGGGtgagactgcactgcagtctgctGGGTGGCCAGCTCTCAACCCATATAGATATTTCCCTGGTGCGGCCGTGGGAacgatgtgtgcctgtgtgagtcagcggtacgtgtgtgtgtttgtgtttgtgtgtgtctaccCTATTTGCACGTACATGTTTtgctgtatgcgtgtgtgtgtgtgtgtgtgtgtgtgtgtatgggtttatatgtgtatgtgtgtatgtgcgtggacttgtgtgtatgtctgtgtgtgtatggtgtgatgtgtgtgtgagtgagcatggcagtgtgcttctgtgtatatgcgtgtttgtgtgtatctgtgtgtgtgtgtgtgtgtgtgtgtgtgtgtgtgagagtgagcatgggagtgtgtgtatgtgtatgtgtatggtgtgggagtgtgtgtgtgtgtgtgtgtgagacagagatgAGGGTGGGGTGTTTCTGTATGCCTGCCAGTGTCACACTAAAGCAGGTCTTGCAGGAATGACATGAGAAAATTTGGTTTGAGATTTGTGTTCAAGCCAGAGATCATGCAGAGGAGGTATCTTGTGATTTTGAGCAGGCATGACATTCAACAAATGACGTCTCCTTGTCACCTATTCCCAATTACTTCGCAAACTGATAAGATGTAGTTACTGCTTATGCTACAGGCAATCTCACAAAGACCATGAAGATCATGAAAGGTCAAAACTGAcagcaaaataatgaaaaaaaatctgtatgttTTGTTCTTTGTAAATCGTATGTAAAAGCACTAATAAGGCTGTCTTGTTACTCCGTATGTTCATTTGTCATACTGGCAGGATGACTAATATAGTTATTTCTCTTGGCATGTTTAAATGTAGCACCTTGTACCAGGCTCAAAACATTGTGCCCAGGGTCTCCGAAAACCTCTCATCTCACCCAGTCACATCTCTGCATGGCAGGACAGCcttgtctatctatctatctctcaatctctcactcATTCCATCATTTGATGAACTGAAAGTAAACGTATAACCTGAACATCATTGTCTCTGCTAAAGAGCTATTGTTCTAGTGTTCTTCATCCGTCATTCTAGCAAAACAATTCCTCTGTATCTCTTTtcctgcgtgtctgtgtcttttGCGTAAAGAACTGTTCAGTCGGCTCTCTCTTGATTATGCAGTATCCTATTTGACCACCAGGGGGTAAAAGAGAGCCAGTTTCTGTTTCCAGTGAAGTTTGGAGAATGCTGcattttggaacatttttgaTAGTTTTGGCCTGGCCTCTGCATGACTCTACACAGAGGAccatggggagagagagggtttgGATCAAGATAAAAGAGGGACAGATGAGAGCAGGAGcatatacatgtgtatgtgtatgaatgtgtgtgcgtgtgtgtatgtatgtgtgaaaaaTACTGTACGTCTCATTTCAGAGACCCATCGGGAATCATAAAAGCTATATTTGGATAAATATGTCCTTCTTTTTATAAAAGTGCACTCTTACACTGTATTTTGACGCTGTTAAGTGGCATGTCCCGTTAAAGAATGGGTTCTTAGCACAAGTCTGTATAGAGTCCTGGCCATGCCAGTGTGAACGGTGACTGGAAGCCTCTCGGGGTGGTACATAATCAGCTGTAGTGTAGCCTAAGAAATAGGCTTGTCCTCATCTATTTGTGAGTATTGTGGTTGATTGAGCACCTTCAGTCTACCTGTGCCAACTGTGCCAGCACAATGACTTTGCTCTGCTGCTGCCAGAAAAGCACTGCCATCTGAAAAGTATGCAATTCACATAACAAAATATGTCAGTGGAATGCTCAGTAGAATTTAAGCATAAATGTCATTAacaataaatgttattatttactttaggaatatgatgtaaaaaaaaatgcggCCTCAAACGGTGACAGGACGGtgattttcctttatttaaaatgaagataTTCCCAAACGTGCAGTAAAACTAACTAGTGAGGATACAGCTAATCGCTTCATCACATGACTGCTCGGAGTCCTTGCTGTTTGCTTAATGAACGCTCCGCAGACCTGCTGTTCAGTCATCTATGTAGTAACTGAGCGGGATAGTATACAGTACACTAAATACTACTACATACTACGAAAGTCAGAGCTACTCGGCATCCCATGCAGCAGGTGATCTCGTGGTGCTTGGGAAGGAGCGCGCTACTGGCACATCGCGACGAGAAAAGGTGAAACCTGCAGAAAAACCCCGTGACTTACGTACCTCGGTGATAAATACCAGGGCAGTAGCCAGCCTCCGTCACAGTGCGGGAGTACGAGAATGCGCTTCGTATGCACAGGGAAACTTTACGCAGCGCTTACCAGTGCCCGCTACCGAAACTCAGTTTGGAAATAAAAGTAGAACACACATTTGTATCATAATATAACACGCGCTTGtaacacatacatttaaaaccataaattaaCGTAGTTAGGCGACCGGTGACGCAACAGGCAGTTGGAAGTTTGCGCACTTTTTGTAAGTTGAATGCTCCAGTTGCGCGTCTCAGAGAAAGGCGTACTCGGAATTGAGAAGGGATATCAGTTGAGTTGATAGGAACGGCTCAGAAATCGAGTCGAACCCAAGGCTGTCCTCATCCTGCCCAAGCTCCAACCGTAGCCACCCCTGACCTGCGGATTCGAGTGAAACGGGTGAGAATTTCGCGTTGAGAAACCATGGAAACACGTATGGGACCAATGGGCATGTTGCGGAGAACTAAGAACAACATTCGGAAGGAAAAAggtaattttaattttgaatttgcattataaaataaaatcatatgtaattgtgcaatattttccaaattAGATGAATGTATTTAGGCTATATAAATTACTGGCCTTTTTACGATTCATTTTGTAGTTGCTTGTATATTCAAGGAGGCAGATGTGTCAACGCGAAACATAACCAGTTGTTAGAACTGATTTTCACCTGGTTTTCAGTGAGATGGAAATACATGTATATATCCGAATCTCATTCAACTTTATTCGGGCTCACGtctatttcttttttggaatgACATTTGATTCATAGCGTTTTAACGTTTAATATTCCTCCGGAATAAACCTTTTGCAAATATAGGCAATGATTATGAATGTTTGGTATATATTGTTTAGTTTGTTTCATGTGTTGACACCAAACGCTCGCACAATTTAAGTGGCAAAAATGGACGGCAAACCCGGTGGCTTCTCGTGTGACCGCTTTTGGCCAGTTTTATTGAATATTCTAATTTTACGTGAATAATTCCGTTTGActtctgtttaaatatttgatgACATATTGAGCTCATGTCCTAGTACGCATGTCATCACAGCGTCAAACATCTGGCACAGCTGTAAGGACAACCCAAACGCCCAGTTCTTCATGACTGCCAAGGAGAGTTCAGGCAGGTTGAAAATATTACTTTTCGGCAAAATAAACGGCTTCTCGTTCGCTAGAATTAGAGTACTAGGCAGATAACTGGACATTATGATGTGGCTCAAGTATCATAGAGGCTATAGCCAACAGCTTACGTCATGCTTTTATGATTagggaatttatatatatttaaatgtgattCATATAAATGTTTGGAGTTTAATTGTAAGGTGTCTAAATTTTCATTCGGGTGAGCTAgtaaaaagctaaattaaagtACTATTCTTTCCTATTACATCAGGTATTGGTTCAGTGTTTGCATAGACGTGCGCGTTTAGACCATTGTTTCTTTacagaatttgttcttaagcaaaataaaaagaaagaaaaaagaaccaaaTCAGTGTAGCATGTGAACAGCGCTCGATCCCCAAAGCAGCCAAATCATGGGATAAAGAAATCCGAAGACCAGGAGAAATGCCAACTCGCGCGGAGGTACACTCAGTCAGTTGCGCAACCGCGCGCATTTGACTACTGCAATATAGCGTTCAACATTGGCCTTTTCGCTTTTATAACACGACGCAGTTGTTGCTTTGATTATATTGTATGTtgatttaaacatttgtttaactATCTTAATATAACATGCTCCAACATGTCTCAAGCGTGATATCTCCTAACTACACAGTAAAGTGTTCACTGTTAGAGTCCAGTAGGCATCAGAGTTATTGTTTTGAGTAAAATGTCCTCTCATAGTTCattaatactggacatttttctcttttctatTTATTTGCTTACAGAACCATATCATTATGAAGACTCTAATTATGTTAAATCTTGGCTAACATGGAAAGGAACCCTTTCCTGGAATTAAGTTATTTATATCTTGTAGTCTTTTTTCTTACTTAAAAAAATGGCTGCAGGTTAATCTTAATAATTAGTCATCAAAACGTTTGGATGAAAGTAGAAAGTGTGCATTCATAAAGAATACATCATCCGAACTTGCTTTTACTGCAGTAGTTCACTGAAACCTTATTGCAGTTTTTCAATTCACTGACTCATAACACTGACACGCATTCACTGACAGTGGCACCAAATGCTAAAAGTCTGTAACTGAATTTCTATTGTAGTCATATGTACTGTGTAGCGTTTGCAGTCTGCAGTAAGTACATTCATTTCCCAGAGATTAACTTTGATTCAGTTTCACCTTCCAGCAAATTGCTACGTTTTTAAGTAGGgtgttgaaaatgcatttttatttttggcatttcGCAGAAGCTCTCATCAAGAGTGACTTGCtcagattatatttttatacaccaCAGTTAATACAGCAGGATATTTCACTGGCACCATTCACACCGAAGCCGTGAATCCTTGACGATAATACTGAAATTCTGCCCCCcgtccgccctccccccccccaaaatgacGCTGAGTCCAATGTTGGGGCGTCGCAGAGAGTTCCCCGAGTCCATTCGCCACTTTACCGCTGACCTCGAGAGGGAAAGAAGTGATGTTTACACACACAACAGAGGATTGCAGGAGCAACGGCATCTCTGTGTTTTGAAGCACGGTTCACTGCCTTCAAACGTCACCGCTCGTATTGTTGCAACAAATCGCGCGGACCTTTACCCGACTGGCTTTTCCAGAGCTCTCCGATTTCTCCACCCGAGGTTAGGCACGGAGCGCCCAGCTGCACCGGGCAGCGTCTCGTCATTCTGAAACACCGTTCATCACTGGGTCTTCAGGAGGTGCAGCGTAGCATGTTTGGGGAACCGTGCATTCGATTCCCAGTAGGGGGCGCTCCCGTTGCCCCTCAGAGCAAGGTATTAACATCCAGCTGTGTTCATGGATTGTGTGAACTGAGAATGTGATTTGTGTCTCTAGATGAGCGCTTGAGTGCCTAAACATGATTTACTGCGGGTGCCTTAAAGACAATTTGCATTCTTAAAGGTTCAAGCagctggattcaaattgtggttatgttCCCCAGAAGTAACAATTGATTATCTTGTTAATATtactttcaagtttttaacccaattattCTCATTAAATGGGAATAAACACCATTAGATTATGGTGACCTGTTCAACAGATAAAGACAgggtgggtgtgtatcctgCGTTCATATCCGTTAGACagtcatatgtaaaccattcctcatcgCTAACTAGGTCAGAGCTGGTTAGGGCAGTGAGCttacactaccagacaaaactgaaaaagcaacataaaccatcatatagttaaacctgaagatcattaaatgtgtaataacattataacactgagctactgtacactaacattagactctTAAAGTCCAGACATTACGCCTGAATAAAACtctttgattccacatgtctaagcttgaaagctattttaTTGTTAGCTAACAGTAGCCTACTTACCGATCTATCACATTTCTGGCGAAAATGGGCACTGCAAATACTAACTGTACTTGTTATATTGCAGTGcctgtgggctccagaaataaaactcATTTCTGGGTGGTCTTTTCAGTTTTGTGGaaaggaataaaatgaatttttttgtcTGCATCCAAAGAAGGGGCAATGTTGAGGCATTTTCAACTTAGTTTGCTTACCTGCACAAAAGCGGGAAGAGcgtcatttacatatttcatgTAGAAAAGATTTCACTGGAAAGGTTTTTGTTACGTAACTAATACCCAGTTAACcctgcccactgaaaacctATTGTTAAGCCAAGAGGGAAAGGAAGCTGATCTCAGCACAGGGCttttatatgtttaaaaaaaaaaaaatctttttaatttttaaatgtttctcggccgtttttttaaaatgaaaaaatgtgttaaaacaacacattagcAAATAATtgacatatttcagtttcctggacttTAAAACATATTCTCCAGTGCCTCAGGTTAATGCTTGAATAGATACTCCAGTGCTTCTATACTGAATGCTTGTATAGATACTCCATTGCTCTAGGAGTATCTGAAATAGATTCTTTAGATAGTGAATGTGTTTCCACTGATCCAGGGTCCAATGGCGGTTTGCTTTgcaccactccagccgatgcttggcattgtgcaCCGTGATCTTAcgcttgtgtacggctgcttGGCCACGGAAacacatttcatgaagctcttaatgaacagttcttgtgccgACACTGTTTctagaggtagtttggaactcctCAGTGAGTTTTGCAgccgaggacagatgatttttatgcgctacacgcttcagcactcagtggtcctgttctgtgagcttgtgtggcctaccacttTGTGGCTGAGCTattgttgctcctatacatttcaggttcacaataacagcacttacagttgactggggcaggtctagcagggcagaaatttgatgaactgactttttggaaaggtggcatcctatgacagtgctaTGGTGAAAGTCACTaagctcttcagtacaacccattctactgccagtgttcGTCAATGGAGATttcatggctgtatgcttgatctTATACACCTGTTAGCAATTGGCATAGCTGGAATAGccgaaaccactaattagacggggtgttcacatactttcGGAAATGTAGTATATCTTAATCCTGAAAAACTACTCATTATTCGAACTCTGTTAACATGATGTCTCTTACTGTCAAACCTCAAAATATCAGTGTGCTGATAACGCTACTCTTAGTCACTGGACAGCTCACTGATTTGCACATTAATCCCACAAACAGAATCCATCGGTTAGCTGGAGGGTGAAGTATACATTTATTGATAAAGagcaaattcaaaataatggaCTTCAAAATGATAGTTAGACCTTGCAGAAAATAACAGCATAACGGCAAAATACAGCCGAAATGAATGTTGATCATTGAACAAAGAGAAATCCTTGAAATTCAGACGTGTGTCTTTAAAGTGGCTTTGAGAAGCCATGGAAAATGTCAGTCTCTCTGAGTGGGAGCCCTGTTGTTTGTTAGCCAGAGCAGTAGATAAATGAATTACCCCTGCCGCTTCACCCACGCCTGACGGGCATACCGTGTCCTGCTAATCCGCCCTGGACTGTCCATCCTCCCGCGGCTAGACGGTCTGGGGCTTTTTACTCGGGTCCTGTTCTGAAAGCTTCGGCTACCCTGGCGCACTAACGAGAAATAACCTCTCTGTTTTTCCAGGTCTGGTCTTCCCAGGGTGCAAAACTGAGTGAGGGTCAGGTGCCACTCTTCGTAGCAGCTAATCTATTAAACCACTACGTGATATTCATGAGGAGAGGCTATAGTCCTTGTATGAGATGTATGATAGAATACGTATAAAACATTTATAGTTGTCCTAGATTCTTGTCACAGCTGATGAAGCCAGAAGAATGAATGGTAACGGTTTGACATGGTTTggttaaatctttttttttttttttaatgtaaaaatgtcactGGAGAACACAACCAACACAGAGGCAATCTAATGCACATTGGAAGCCCTTAACAAtgaaatagaacattttataaAAGACAGTGCATGCATGAGGGAAGCTCTTTTTGTGTTTGGACTCCCGCCTGTCTAATCTGCTGAGTAGTAGAGAAACGCCTGACCTGCACCTAACAGTAGAACACCTGGACTCAAAAACTTCATCAGGTTAAAAGCGCTGACGCCGAAGGTGTTGAGTTTCTGCGTTTTATTACATAAAGGCACAACCGAcctgaaagaaatgttttcctctttctgtctgccgCTGATATTGAACCTGCACTGGGTTCATCCAGTGCAGACTGTGGAGTAGGGTGAAAATTACTGAAAGACTGACaagaaaaatcctttttttctttcaatgtgTTCTGTTACGCTAACACTGCAGTGCAGTAAACTGTACCTCAAATTCTGGGGCGTGGGACTTCAGGGCAGCAGTGAAGTATGGTGATTAGGGAACTGAGCTTGCCAGTGaaaggttacaggtttgattcccagttggAGTGCTGCTGTTGTGCCTTTGAACAAGgtaattttcagtgaaatatctagctgtattaacagattgtatgtaaaaaatataatacgCGTTAAGTTGCTTTGGACTTAAGCAGGTTACAATTATGTCTGTTAAATGGCTTAGTTTGAAACGTAGATGAAAGCTGGGGTGTATTCTCTGTGACGCTGCGGTGTCCTGATGGCCAATCACGTGCAAGCGTGCATAGCATCACGGTGGGTGGATGCTCCTGTGTCCACCCGGGCCCTTCAGTAGGTACATGGTGCAAAGCGGCCTTTCCTCTTGTAAGGTGATGCCACAGAACCGTAACAGATACGCCCTTCGTTGAACAGGCCTGCATATACTGTGGCTTGTGTCACACTGTGTCTTTTTCTCCCATTtctattttcagctgtgcttgCATAGGCTCCCACGACAAAGAAGCTGACGCTCTCCTGTCCCCACTcgctgccctcctcctccttctccatcCCTGCCCCTCACCTCATCAACTCAGTTACACTCCCCTGACAATATGGAGATCTTAGACTTTGTGTCTCTTGCTGACAAACTCAACCACACAGCCTCCCCCGTAGTTGGCAGCTCTGTGGCCAATGTCTCCACGAATGGATCTGGCACGACTGTGCCCTTCCAGAGCAGCAGTACCATGGTGACGGCGGTGATCTCCTTCACCGTGTTCATCCTGGGCCTGACGGGCAACACGCTGGCCATCTACGTCATCCTGCGCTACGCCAAGATGAAGACCGTCACCAACCTGTACATCCTCAACCTGGCGGTGGCCGACGAGCTCTACATCCTGGGCCTCCCCCTGATCACCACGCAGAACGTGCTCTCCTATTGGCCCTTCGGCTCCTTCCTCTGCCGCGTTGTCATGACGGCCGACTCCATCAACCAGTTCACCAGCATCTTCTGCCTGACGGTCATGAGCATCGACCGCTACCTGGCCGTGGTCCGCCCCATCCAGAGCGTCCGCTGGCGACGGCCACGGGTCGCCAAGATCATCAACGCCCTGGTGTGGACGCTGTCCATCGTGGCCATGCTGCCCGTCATCATCTTCTTAAAAGTTCAGGATGAGCTGAACACCTGCAACTTAAGCTGGCCAGAGCCTCAGGAGATCTGGTCCATGGCCTTCATCCTCTACACGGCCACCTTGGGGTTcttctgccccctgctggtcatcTGCATGTGTTACCTGCTGATCGTGTTCAAGGTGAAGTCGGCGCGGGTGCGGGCCGGCTTCACCACGCGCCGGCGGTCGGAGAGGAAGGTGACGCGCATGGTGGTGATCATGGTGGTGGTCTTCGTCCTCTGCTGGCTGCCCTTCTTCTTCATCAACATGGTGAACCTGGTCTCCATCCTGCCCGAGAACAACGTGACGGCCGGCGTCTACTTCTTCTCCGTCATCCTCACCTACGTCAACAGCTGCGCCAACCCGCTGCTGTACGGCTTCCTGTCCGAGAACTTCAAGCAGAGCTTCCGCAGGGCGCTGTGCATCAGCAGGACCGGCAGGCCGGAGAACGGGAACGCCACCACGCAGCAGACCAAGGAGACCAACACCATCGTGCCCTTGAGGAACCACGACTTAAAAAACCACGTGCAGAACAGCCAGGTACGTCACGTCCACGTCCCTGACTGTGAagcaatggagagagagatggaaaaaatTTTTTGCTCCCATTTGTCCACAGTGAGGGCTCATATGAACACGTTATTCAGGAGTAAGcgtaaatgttttgtttccgcttttaaaaaaatctgaaatcttatctattGGCAAGACTCAGTGTTGTGGCGGTATCTGtcagatgtgtgtatgtgttaccATAGTTGTTCTTGTTGATTTTTGCTTTGAATTCtagtgtatgcatatatatattcagGGTATACAGAGGAAAAACATGATACACAGAAATTATGCTGTATGTTCTCTCTGTTCACCTCACACTGAAAGACATGCTGATCATCCAATATAACTTTTccatttgaatatatttcattaatttgtgGCTTTTGGTTTGGAGCTGGACTTGGTTTGGgttcaacaaaaacattcaatgCTGTCTTTGCAGGTGCAGGGACCATCTGAGGAACCACTGGCTATTGACCAGTCAAAGTTATGAGCTGCGCAGCCCAGAAGCATCCTTCACCGGCTTGCCaacctgacctctgaccttaaACAATGGTAAGCAGGAAGTGAAGACACTGATCCACTTCCTGTAGGTTGCTGAGGTCTGCACAGACCCCTTTCCCCCCGGTGTTCATTCACAAATAACTTTGCTGTGATGCCCCCCTGGCAGTGATGTCTGCGAAATGAGGAAGAATTAGACAGACTTTGCGCCAATCTTCAAGCGAATGGAAcagataaaaatgtgtttgtagaTATCTCTCAAATGTGCGTGGATATcttcatatacagtacatatgcgATTCAAAGAAgacgcactcacagacacaaatttTGGTTTGCATCTGGTATGCATGATTCTCTCAAAATGAACGATGGTGTAAAAGTCACAGACTGATTGTTGTTTCTGCTCATGTGAGTGTGAATTACGTTACATCATCTTTATTTTCCTGACTTTGCGGCCTTTATAAGCATCATCATGAAGCTCCCTGCCCCTTCtcaaacaaaattttaatttgaaagacCCCGCAATGTGGCGACACCCATCGTCCCAAACCCTAATGTAACAACGCAAAATCACATCCATTGAGACCTTAGCAGACAGTGCCTTTTCTGTTGTTTCGGTGAAGTTTCTTGTCCATTCTTGTCTTTTATTTCTGGCAGTTACTGTACATTCaatgaatgaaagaaactgCATGTCTCACTGTGGTGTTTGGAAGTGCACGTCTCACTGCGGTGTTTGGAAGTGCACGTCTCGCTGCGGTGTTTGGAAGTGCACGTCTCACTGCGGTGTTTGGAAGTGCACGTCTCGCTGCGGTGTTTGGAAGTGCACGTCTCACTGCGGTGTTTGGAAGTGCACGTCTCACTGCGGTGTTTGGAAGTGCACGTCTCGCTGCGGTGTTTGGAGTCCCTGAGGTTAAAGCCGTGTGTCGCACCCCGTTTGTTCCTCGCCGATGTTCACAGAACTTTTGCGTCTCGGCGCCCGCTGAGAGCCGTTAGCTGAGACGGCTACACCCGCGGCTCTGCTCAGG
This window encodes:
- the LOC118216269 gene encoding somatostatin receptor type 5-like, which produces MEILDFVSLADKLNHTASPVVGSSVANVSTNGSGTTVPFQSSSTMVTAVISFTVFILGLTGNTLAIYVILRYAKMKTVTNLYILNLAVADELYILGLPLITTQNVLSYWPFGSFLCRVVMTADSINQFTSIFCLTVMSIDRYLAVVRPIQSVRWRRPRVAKIINALVWTLSIVAMLPVIIFLKVQDELNTCNLSWPEPQEIWSMAFILYTATLGFFCPLLVICMCYLLIVFKVKSARVRAGFTTRRRSERKVTRMVVIMVVVFVLCWLPFFFINMVNLVSILPENNVTAGVYFFSVILTYVNSCANPLLYGFLSENFKQSFRRALCISRTGRPENGNATTQQTKETNTIVPLRNHDLKNHVQNSQVQGPSEEPLAIDQSKL